In Paracoccus aminophilus JCM 7686, a single window of DNA contains:
- a CDS encoding CAP domain-containing protein produces the protein MVLKTISRTACLCLGLFAAGLPADAQPVAQGLRTATGAAAGQVQCLGTSARETKAALVQTNEIRRSNGLPALRANPKLVEAAARHACDMARRGQMTHAGSSTRGPSQRVKALGYRMRLVAENIAMGYNSTGDVMQAWRDSQGHLQNIMLPQTRDFGIGRAIGADGRTVYWAAVYGVSQ, from the coding sequence ATGGTTCTGAAGACTATTTCCCGCACGGCATGCCTTTGCCTGGGACTTTTCGCAGCGGGTCTGCCCGCAGATGCGCAGCCGGTCGCGCAGGGTCTGCGCACCGCGACCGGCGCGGCGGCGGGGCAGGTTCAATGTCTCGGCACCAGCGCGCGCGAAACCAAGGCGGCGCTGGTCCAAACCAACGAGATCCGGCGCAGCAATGGCCTGCCCGCATTGCGCGCCAATCCCAAATTGGTCGAGGCCGCGGCGCGTCACGCTTGCGACATGGCCCGGCGCGGCCAGATGACCCATGCGGGATCGAGCACGCGCGGCCCGTCGCAGCGGGTCAAGGCTTTGGGCTATCGGATGCGGCTCGTCGCCGAAAACATCGCCATGGGCTATAACAGCACGGGCGATGTGATGCAGGCTTGGCGGGATTCGCAGGGGCATTTGCAGAATATCATGCTGCCGCAGACCCGCGATTTCGGCATAGGCCGCGCGATCGGTGCCGATGGGCGCACGGTCTATTGGGCGGCGGTCTATGGGGTCTCGCAGTAA
- a CDS encoding ABC transporter transmembrane domain-containing protein → MARQPKVIVDRPTTKRVGALAALWPFIRPYRMLLGAALIALVLTASVSLVLPIAVRRVVDGFGDGSKLLDQYFGAALFIVVALAVGTGSRYYLITRLGERVVADIRKAVFNRVMGMSPAFFERVLTGEIISRITTDTTLIQSVIGSSVSIALRNFLILIGGMVMLLLTSAKLSGLVLLLVPVVIVPIIVMGRRLRILSRENQDWIAVSSGAASESLLSAQTVQAFTNEDRTRAEFGRVTDLSYVSALRRVQTRAIMTMIVIFLIFSGVLGILWIGARDVYHQTMTIGELVQFVIYAVLVAGAVGALSEIWGEIQRAAGATERLAELLAAEDTITDPTQPVALPRPVKGRIDFERVTFHYPSRPDTSALDDISLAIEPGETIALVGPSGAGKTTVVQLIQRFWDPETGTVRLDGIDLRDLTRDDFRQAIALVPQDPVIFAATARENIRFGRPAASDAEVEAAARAAHAHDFLMELPEGYDSYVGERGVMLSGGQKQRIAIARAILRDAPILLLDEATSALDAESERLVQAAVDDLARTRTTIIVAHRLATVKKADRIVVFDHGRIVAQGRHDELVAQDGLYARLARLQFTAGAN, encoded by the coding sequence ATGGCACGCCAGCCTAAAGTCATCGTCGACCGTCCCACCACCAAGCGCGTCGGAGCGCTTGCGGCCCTCTGGCCCTTCATCCGGCCCTATCGCATGCTGCTGGGCGCGGCGCTGATCGCGCTGGTGCTGACCGCCTCGGTCAGCCTTGTCCTGCCGATCGCGGTGCGTCGGGTCGTGGACGGTTTCGGCGATGGCTCAAAGCTGCTCGACCAGTATTTCGGCGCGGCGCTGTTCATCGTCGTCGCGCTCGCCGTCGGCACGGGCTCGCGCTATTACCTCATCACCCGGCTGGGCGAGCGGGTCGTGGCCGATATCCGCAAGGCGGTCTTCAACCGCGTCATGGGCATGAGCCCGGCCTTCTTCGAGCGCGTCCTGACCGGCGAGATCATCAGCCGCATCACCACCGACACCACGCTGATCCAATCGGTGATCGGCTCGTCGGTCTCGATTGCGCTGCGCAACTTCCTGATCCTGATCGGCGGCATGGTCATGCTCTTGCTGACCTCGGCCAAGCTCTCGGGGTTGGTGCTGCTGCTGGTGCCGGTGGTGATCGTGCCGATCATCGTCATGGGGCGGCGGCTGCGCATCCTGTCGCGCGAAAACCAGGACTGGATCGCGGTCTCGTCGGGGGCGGCCTCGGAAAGCCTGCTCTCGGCCCAGACCGTGCAGGCTTTCACCAATGAGGACCGCACCCGCGCCGAATTTGGCCGCGTGACCGACCTCTCTTATGTCTCGGCGCTGCGCCGGGTCCAGACCCGCGCGATCATGACGATGATCGTGATCTTCCTGATCTTCTCGGGCGTTCTGGGGATCCTCTGGATCGGCGCGCGCGATGTCTACCACCAGACCATGACCATCGGCGAGCTGGTGCAATTCGTCATCTATGCCGTGCTGGTCGCGGGCGCGGTCGGTGCTTTGTCCGAGATCTGGGGCGAGATCCAGCGCGCCGCCGGCGCGACCGAGCGTCTGGCCGAGCTTCTGGCCGCCGAGGATACGATCACCGATCCCACCCAGCCGGTCGCTTTGCCGCGTCCGGTCAAGGGCCGCATCGACTTCGAGCGCGTCACCTTCCACTATCCCTCGCGCCCCGATACTTCGGCGCTCGATGACATCTCGCTCGCGATCGAGCCCGGCGAAACCATTGCTCTGGTCGGCCCCTCGGGCGCGGGCAAGACCACGGTCGTGCAGCTGATCCAGCGCTTCTGGGACCCGGAAACCGGCACGGTCCGGCTCGACGGGATCGACCTGCGCGATCTCACCCGCGACGACTTCCGCCAGGCGATTGCGCTGGTGCCGCAGGATCCGGTCATCTTCGCCGCCACCGCGCGCGAGAATATCCGCTTTGGCCGCCCCGCCGCCTCGGATGCCGAGGTCGAGGCCGCTGCCCGCGCCGCCCATGCCCATGATTTCCTGATGGAGCTGCCCGAGGGCTATGACAGCTATGTCGGCGAGCGCGGCGTCATGCTGTCGGGCGGTCAGAAACAGCGGATCGCGATTGCCCGCGCGATCCTGCGCGATGCGCCGATCCTGCTTCTGGACGAGGCGACCTCGGCGCTGGACGCGGAATCCGAGCGTCTGGTGCAGGCGGCGGTGGATGATCTGGCGCGCACGCGCACGACGATCATCGTCGCCCACCGTCTCGCCACCGTGAAAAAGGCCGACCGCATCGTCGTCTTCGATCATGGCCGGATCGTGGCGCAGGGCCGCCATGACGAGCTGGTCGCGCAAGACGGCCTTTATGCGCGGCTGGCGCGGCTGCAATTCACCGCCGGGGCCAATTAA
- a CDS encoding EVE domain-containing protein codes for MQYWLFKSEPNVFSFDDLTAKGDKGEEWDGVRNYQARNNMRAMQLGDRGFFYHSNIGKEVVGVVEVIALAHPDSKSDDPRWECVDIKAIAPVIRPISLDEAKAEPRLSQMVLVNNSRLSVQPVSAEEFATILELAGGLKG; via the coding sequence ATGCAATACTGGCTCTTCAAATCCGAGCCCAATGTCTTCAGCTTCGATGACCTGACCGCCAAAGGCGACAAGGGCGAGGAATGGGACGGCGTGCGCAATTATCAGGCGCGCAACAATATGCGCGCCATGCAGCTCGGTGATCGCGGCTTCTTCTACCATTCGAACATCGGCAAGGAAGTCGTGGGCGTGGTCGAGGTGATCGCGCTGGCCCATCCCGACAGCAAATCCGACGATCCGCGCTGGGAATGCGTCGACATCAAGGCAATTGCCCCGGTGATTCGGCCGATCTCGCTGGATGAAGCCAAGGCCGAGCCGCGTCTGTCGCAGATGGTGCTCGTCAACAATTCGCGCCTCTCGGTCCAGCCGGTCTCGGCCGAGGAATTCGCGACCATTCTCGAACTTGCAGGCGGCCTGAAAGGCTGA
- a CDS encoding YciI family protein, whose product MPHFALICRDKPDHLEVRKATREKHLAFLNGYDGLFVAGPLLEDGNPIGSLVVIEAADLEAARAWAGNDPYVAAGLFSSVEVVEWKKVIG is encoded by the coding sequence ATGCCCCATTTCGCTTTGATCTGCCGTGACAAACCCGACCATCTCGAAGTCCGCAAAGCCACCCGCGAGAAACATCTCGCCTTCCTCAACGGCTATGACGGGCTCTTCGTCGCCGGGCCGCTGCTGGAAGACGGCAATCCCATCGGCTCGTTGGTGGTGATCGAGGCCGCCGATCTTGAGGCCGCGCGCGCTTGGGCAGGCAATGACCCCTATGTCGCGGCGGGGCTGTTTTCCTCGGTCGAGGTCGTCGAATGGAAAAAGGTCATCGGCTGA
- a CDS encoding NAD(P)H-dependent glycerol-3-phosphate dehydrogenase — MSVAVLGAGAFGTALAVSLAANGQVTLWGRNIGWSRNNPKLPGVTLPEAITITDDLAQITAETVLLALPAQKLGAFLGEHGARFDGRRLVSCAKGIDLTTLTGPSALIATACPAATVAVLTGPSFAADIARGLPTALTLACTAPETARSLQHQLSTPNLRLYRTTDVTGAELGGALKNVIAIAAGAAIGAGYGDSARAAVITRGFAEMSRLATAMGAQAETLAGLSGLGDLVLTCTSAQSRNFRYGHALGAGESFDAATTVEGAATAQAVAALAPTLGLDMPIASLIAGLAQGRIGMGQALELLLNRPLKEE, encoded by the coding sequence ATGAGCGTCGCGGTTCTGGGCGCGGGGGCTTTCGGGACCGCGCTGGCGGTGTCCCTCGCCGCGAATGGCCAAGTTACGCTTTGGGGCAGGAATATCGGATGGAGCCGTAACAATCCGAAACTTCCGGGGGTGACTCTGCCCGAAGCGATCACGATCACCGATGATCTGGCGCAGATCACCGCCGAGACTGTGCTGCTGGCCCTGCCCGCCCAGAAGCTCGGCGCGTTTCTGGGCGAGCATGGCGCGCGGTTTGACGGCCGCAGGCTGGTCTCTTGCGCCAAGGGGATCGACCTGACCACGCTGACCGGCCCCTCTGCGCTGATTGCCACCGCCTGCCCTGCGGCGACGGTCGCGGTGCTGACCGGGCCGTCCTTTGCCGCCGATATCGCGCGCGGCTTGCCGACGGCGCTGACGCTTGCCTGCACCGCGCCCGAGACCGCGCGCTCGCTGCAACACCAGCTCTCGACCCCAAACCTGCGGCTTTACCGCACCACGGACGTGACCGGGGCCGAGCTTGGCGGCGCCTTGAAAAACGTCATTGCGATTGCGGCGGGTGCCGCGATTGGCGCCGGATACGGCGACAGTGCGCGCGCCGCCGTGATCACGCGCGGCTTTGCCGAAATGTCGCGTCTGGCGACCGCCATGGGGGCGCAGGCCGAAACGCTGGCCGGGCTGTCGGGGCTTGGCGATCTCGTGCTGACCTGCACCTCGGCGCAATCGCGCAATTTCCGCTATGGCCATGCGCTTGGCGCGGGCGAAAGCTTTGACGCCGCGACCACGGTCGAGGGGGCGGCGACCGCGCAGGCGGTGGCGGCCTTGGCGCCGACGCTTGGCCTCGACATGCCGATTGCCAGCCTGATTGCCGGACTTGCCCAGGGCCGCATCGGCATGGGACAAGCCCTTGAGCTTTTGTTGAATCGTCCGCTGAAGGAAGAATGA
- the tsaD gene encoding tRNA (adenosine(37)-N6)-threonylcarbamoyltransferase complex transferase subunit TsaD yields MTLTFLGIESSCDDTAAAIVTDGGEILASVVAGQTQLHADFGGVVPEIAARAHAEKLDLCVEEALAEAGLGLADLDGIAVTAGPGLIGGVLAGVMLAKGLAAGTGLPLVGVNHLAGHALTPRLTDAVAYPYLMLLVSGGHCQFLRVDGPDEFTRIGGTIDDAPGEAFDKVAKLLGLPQPGGPVVEAEAAKGDAKRFSLPRPLLDRPGCDLSFSGLKTAVLRLRDDLVKAQGGLHAQDRADICAAFQRAVAEVLAEKSRRALEAHPVKTFAVAGGVAANTELRRALETVASRAGAEFLAPPLRLCTDNGAMIAWAGLEAFKAGQRDGMDLAARPRWPLDKHAAPMLGAGKKGAKA; encoded by the coding sequence ATGACCCTGACCTTCCTTGGCATCGAAAGCAGCTGCGACGACACCGCCGCCGCCATCGTCACCGATGGGGGCGAGATTCTGGCCTCGGTCGTGGCGGGCCAGACCCAGCTTCATGCCGATTTCGGCGGCGTCGTCCCGGAAATCGCCGCCCGCGCCCATGCCGAGAAGCTCGACCTCTGCGTCGAAGAGGCGCTCGCGGAAGCCGGTCTTGGTCTGGCCGATCTCGACGGGATCGCGGTCACTGCCGGGCCGGGGCTGATCGGCGGCGTGCTCGCGGGCGTGATGCTGGCCAAGGGGCTGGCGGCTGGAACCGGGCTGCCGCTGGTCGGGGTGAACCATCTTGCCGGTCATGCGCTGACGCCGCGGCTGACCGATGCTGTCGCCTATCCCTATCTTATGCTGCTCGTCTCGGGCGGGCATTGCCAGTTTCTGCGCGTCGATGGCCCGGATGAGTTCACCCGCATCGGCGGCACGATCGACGATGCCCCGGGCGAGGCCTTCGACAAGGTCGCCAAACTTTTGGGCCTGCCGCAACCGGGTGGCCCCGTGGTCGAGGCCGAGGCCGCCAAGGGCGACGCCAAACGCTTTTCGCTGCCGCGCCCGCTGCTCGACCGTCCGGGCTGCGATCTCTCGTTTTCCGGGCTGAAGACCGCCGTGCTGCGGCTGCGCGACGATCTGGTCAAGGCGCAGGGCGGGCTTCATGCGCAAGACCGCGCCGATATCTGCGCCGCCTTCCAGCGCGCCGTGGCCGAAGTTCTGGCCGAGAAATCGCGCCGCGCGCTCGAAGCCCATCCGGTCAAGACCTTCGCGGTCGCGGGCGGCGTTGCCGCCAATACCGAGCTGCGCCGCGCGCTTGAAACCGTGGCCTCCCGTGCGGGGGCCGAGTTCCTCGCGCCGCCCCTGCGGCTTTGCACAGACAATGGCGCGATGATCGCCTGGGCCGGGCTTGAAGCCTTCAAGGCCGGTCAGCGCGACGGCATGGATCTGGCCGCGCGCCCGCGCTGGCCGCTCGACAAACACGCCGCCCCGATGCTGGGCGCGGGCAAGAAAGGGGCCAAGGCATGA
- a CDS encoding uroporphyrinogen-III synthase translates to MPLLLLTRPEPAARRFAAEAAGLGLDVVISPILRIVGLPHDATRIAAATGLVFTSENGVAFAGPGRGRPALCVGPRTAAAAQAAGYEAVAGPGDAARLLPMLQDLGPGWVHPHGRHVAKVLPVEGIAVYDQIAQPLNAEARAHLAGAEPICLPLFSPRSARLLSQEAEAARAPLWLAPISLAAAKAWQGPAARQVLAETPDAAGILGALGALLRSEHS, encoded by the coding sequence ATGCCGCTGCTGCTTCTGACCCGGCCCGAACCGGCCGCGCGCCGTTTCGCCGCAGAGGCGGCGGGGCTGGGGCTTGATGTGGTGATCTCGCCGATCCTGCGGATCGTGGGCCTGCCCCATGACGCGACGCGGATCGCTGCGGCGACCGGGCTCGTCTTCACCTCGGAAAACGGCGTGGCCTTTGCCGGTCCGGGGCGCGGGCGGCCTGCGCTGTGCGTTGGCCCGCGCACGGCGGCGGCGGCGCAGGCAGCGGGTTATGAAGCGGTGGCGGGGCCGGGCGATGCGGCGCGGCTTTTGCCGATGCTGCAAGATCTGGGCCCGGGCTGGGTCCATCCCCATGGCCGCCATGTCGCCAAGGTCCTGCCGGTCGAGGGGATCGCGGTTTACGACCAGATCGCGCAGCCGCTCAATGCCGAGGCGCGGGCGCATCTGGCGGGGGCCGAACCGATCTGCCTGCCGCTCTTTTCGCCACGCTCGGCGCGCCTTTTGTCGCAGGAGGCCGAGGCCGCGCGGGCGCCTTTGTGGCTCGCGCCGATCAGCCTTGCGGCTGCGAAAGCATGGCAGGGGCCCGCCGCGCGGCAGGTTCTGGCCGAAACGCCTGATGCGGCGGGAATCCTCGGCGCGCTTGGCGCGCTCCTGCGGTCGGAACATTCCTGA
- a CDS encoding COG4223 family protein, producing MTKPETSASDATPLPESSGGKTAATTPTVPNRPIETPATAEASASEPKEAVDSVLVGIPQDPTREAAVPKTELSLDDAPVETSESAETAGKSRFPETSAPGTGLASDPVVKPSSASSDRAPERVVEVRKAGFVPTVLGGIIAAALGAGVTWYALPHLPAAWQPMPPADPAAQLAAARQAATEAATTAAKTEVAAVRPQLLSDATAAALTAARDALPPPAADQSGDLAGLKDELTAQAGKIEALGVALDAMRNSAPLASTSGVAGDGASGVDLSQVQALQSVVAQLRAQVDGQESRLSELAARPALDASTAAQLQQLTEQASTVQDQIKTAAEQAQSQIAAAQAEADRVRQETESVGRRAQVAAAVASLQTALETGGNLAGGLGDLKAAGVDAPPALSADLPSLAAIQGGFDAAARAGLRASLKAESQGGGALGAIGNFLRVQTGARSVEARDGSDPDAILSRAGASVRAGDLAAALGDIATLPQAGQDAMAAWVAQAKRWADARAALAGLTAN from the coding sequence GTGACCAAGCCAGAGACCTCCGCCAGCGACGCCACCCCTCTCCCCGAATCGTCGGGCGGAAAGACCGCAGCCACCACGCCCACCGTGCCCAATCGCCCGATCGAGACCCCGGCCACGGCAGAGGCCTCGGCGTCCGAGCCGAAAGAGGCGGTGGATTCGGTTCTGGTCGGCATCCCGCAAGATCCGACTCGCGAGGCCGCCGTGCCGAAGACCGAGCTTTCGCTGGACGACGCGCCCGTCGAAACCTCCGAATCCGCCGAAACCGCAGGCAAAAGCCGCTTCCCCGAGACATCTGCGCCGGGGACGGGGCTGGCAAGCGATCCGGTGGTCAAGCCGTCAAGCGCCTCCTCCGACCGCGCCCCCGAACGGGTGGTCGAGGTTCGCAAGGCCGGTTTCGTGCCGACCGTTCTGGGCGGGATCATTGCCGCCGCCTTGGGTGCGGGCGTGACCTGGTATGCGCTGCCCCATCTGCCTGCCGCTTGGCAGCCCATGCCCCCGGCCGATCCGGCGGCCCAGCTTGCCGCCGCGCGTCAGGCCGCGACCGAGGCCGCGACGACCGCCGCCAAGACCGAGGTCGCTGCCGTGCGTCCGCAGCTTCTCAGCGATGCGACCGCTGCGGCACTGACGGCGGCGCGTGACGCTTTGCCGCCGCCCGCAGCCGATCAGAGCGGCGATCTCGCCGGGCTCAAGGACGAGCTGACCGCGCAGGCGGGCAAGATCGAGGCGCTTGGCGTGGCGCTGGATGCGATGCGCAACAGCGCGCCTCTGGCTTCGACCTCCGGGGTGGCGGGCGATGGCGCGAGCGGCGTGGATCTATCGCAGGTTCAGGCGCTGCAATCGGTCGTGGCGCAGCTGCGCGCGCAGGTGGACGGGCAGGAGAGCCGCTTGAGCGAGCTCGCCGCGCGGCCCGCGCTGGACGCTTCGACGGCGGCCCAGCTTCAGCAGCTGACCGAACAGGCGAGCACCGTGCAGGATCAGATCAAGACGGCCGCCGAGCAGGCGCAAAGCCAGATCGCCGCCGCGCAGGCCGAGGCCGATCGCGTGCGCCAAGAGACCGAATCCGTCGGTCGCCGCGCGCAAGTCGCCGCTGCTGTCGCAAGCCTGCAGACCGCGCTGGAAACCGGCGGCAATCTTGCTGGCGGTCTGGGCGATCTCAAGGCGGCGGGCGTTGACGCGCCTCCGGCTCTGAGCGCCGATCTGCCCTCGCTGGCCGCGATTCAGGGCGGTTTCGATGCGGCGGCCCGCGCGGGTCTGCGCGCCTCGCTGAAAGCGGAATCGCAAGGCGGCGGCGCTTTGGGCGCGATCGGGAACTTCCTGCGCGTGCAGACCGGGGCCCGCTCGGTCGAGGCCCGCGACGGCAGCGATCCCGATGCGATCCTCTCGCGTGCTGGCGCCTCGGTGCGCGCCGGAGACCTCGCCGCCGCGCTTGGCGATATCGCGACCCTGCCGCAAGCCGGTCAGGATGCGATGGCGGCTTGGGTGGCGCAGGCGAAGCGGTGGGCCGATGCCCGCGCGGCTTTGGCCGGTTTGACTGCGAATTGA
- a CDS encoding heme biosynthesis protein HemY, producing the protein MLLSLLKILIFFAVVLAIALGAVHLSETGQALRLVYGGTEYTLGPVQLFVALVIVMILAWAAMRLLGLLVATLRFVVGDETAVNRYFARSRERKGYDALAEGMLAVASGEGKLAQDKAAKASKYLNKPHVTDVLAAQAAEISGDTAKASAAYRRLLGDDRTRFVAIRGLMRQKLAEGDTATALKLAEKAYALKPKHRELQDKLLELQTSEGDWKGARQTLKEKRKQGQLPQDVATRRDAVLALQEASEILAEGNSISAREAAISANRASPDLIPAAVLAARSYIAQKDPRNAARVLQKTWSVRPHPALASAYAEIVPDETPVQRLRRFEQLIKQNPNNEESHLLQAELLLGVEDFPDARRALGDLAQTHPTVRTLSILAAVERGEGEDDAIVRTTLTRALSASRGPQWVCDKCQNVMSDWAPVCDSCHGFDTLSWREPETLRKTQFGATSGADMLPLLIGSTALPPQAAAAAANMGPASTVVAAELVEPGIVSESDEPAAPVTPSRPVELARVAPGMVPRESDYVRIDGDDGFAGDFGGPSMTVTDPDPAPAEKGAAKGTDKPAEKIVEITPPNAPAAEVPAAEITPPRRDPRFVDPSEFAPVRPDLEPIDEEYLSDTKKAR; encoded by the coding sequence ATGCTGCTATCGCTTCTGAAAATCCTGATCTTCTTCGCGGTGGTTCTGGCCATTGCGCTGGGGGCTGTGCATCTGTCTGAAACCGGGCAGGCGCTGCGTCTGGTCTATGGCGGCACCGAATATACGCTGGGTCCGGTCCAGCTGTTCGTCGCGCTGGTCATCGTCATGATCCTCGCCTGGGCGGCGATGCGCCTGCTGGGCCTCTTGGTCGCGACCCTGCGCTTTGTGGTCGGCGACGAGACCGCCGTGAACCGCTATTTCGCCCGCTCGCGCGAGCGCAAGGGCTATGACGCCTTGGCCGAGGGGATGCTCGCCGTCGCCTCGGGTGAGGGCAAGCTTGCGCAAGACAAGGCCGCTAAGGCCTCGAAATATCTGAATAAACCGCATGTCACCGATGTGCTGGCCGCGCAGGCTGCCGAGATTTCCGGCGATACTGCCAAGGCGAGCGCCGCTTATCGTCGCCTGCTCGGCGATGACCGCACCCGCTTTGTCGCCATTCGCGGGCTGATGCGGCAAAAGCTGGCCGAGGGCGATACCGCGACCGCGCTCAAGCTGGCGGAAAAGGCCTATGCGCTCAAGCCCAAGCACCGCGAGTTGCAAGACAAGCTCCTCGAGCTGCAAACCAGCGAAGGCGATTGGAAGGGCGCGCGCCAGACGCTGAAGGAAAAGCGCAAACAGGGCCAGCTGCCGCAGGATGTCGCCACGCGCCGCGATGCGGTTCTGGCGCTGCAAGAGGCGAGCGAGATCTTGGCCGAGGGCAATTCGATCTCGGCCCGCGAGGCGGCGATTTCCGCCAACCGCGCCAGCCCCGATCTGATCCCGGCAGCGGTTCTGGCGGCGCGCAGCTATATCGCGCAGAAAGACCCGCGCAATGCCGCTCGCGTCTTGCAAAAAACCTGGTCGGTGCGGCCCCATCCGGCGCTGGCCTCGGCCTATGCCGAGATCGTTCCGGACGAGACCCCGGTCCAACGCCTGCGCCGCTTCGAGCAGCTGATTAAGCAAAACCCGAACAACGAGGAATCGCATCTGCTTCAGGCCGAGCTTTTGCTCGGGGTCGAGGATTTCCCCGATGCGCGCCGCGCGCTTGGCGATCTCGCCCAGACCCATCCGACGGTGCGCACGCTCTCTATTCTGGCCGCGGTCGAGCGCGGCGAGGGCGAGGATGACGCCATCGTCCGCACGACGCTGACGCGCGCTCTTTCGGCCAGCCGCGGCCCGCAATGGGTCTGCGACAAGTGCCAGAACGTGATGAGCGACTGGGCGCCGGTCTGCGACAGCTGCCATGGCTTCGACACGCTGAGCTGGCGCGAGCCAGAGACCCTGCGCAAGACCCAATTCGGTGCGACCAGCGGTGCCGATATGCTGCCGCTGCTGATCGGCAGCACCGCGCTGCCGCCTCAGGCCGCTGCGGCTGCGGCCAATATGGGCCCAGCCTCGACGGTGGTCGCCGCCGAGCTGGTCGAGCCCGGCATCGTCAGCGAAAGCGACGAGCCTGCCGCTCCGGTCACGCCCAGCCGCCCGGTCGAGCTGGCGCGTGTCGCTCCCGGCATGGTCCCGCGCGAGTCGGATTACGTCCGCATCGACGGCGATGACGGCTTTGCGGGCGATTTTGGCGGGCCCTCGATGACGGTGACCGATCCCGACCCGGCTCCCGCCGAAAAGGGCGCGGCCAAGGGCACCGACAAACCTGCCGAGAAGATCGTCGAGATCACGCCGCCCAATGCTCCGGCAGCCGAGGTTCCGGCGGCCGAGATCACCCCGCCGCGTCGCGATCCGCGTTTCGTCGATCCAAGCGAATTCGCTCCGGTCCGGCCTGATCTCGAACCGATCGACGAGGAATATCTCTCGGACACGAAAAAGGCGCGATAG
- the zapE gene encoding cell division protein ZapE produces MSTVTQAYTARVASGDLTIDPAQWAVLPALDALVARLSEPAPAPAKNGWLSRLMRSEKTEPVVAKGLYLWGGVGRGKSMLMDLVMDAAPTTAKRRVHFHEFMQEIQAGLERMRKKGVADAVAPVAGEVADQCRLLCFDEMQITDIADAMIVGRLFQVLFERGVVIVTTSNRVPEELYKNGLNRQLFLPFISMIRQNMDVVELISEQDHRQNRLEGGQVWFSPADGEAKMALDHIWSELTHGAATTPLAIPVLGREVVLPDHVGRIARAGFWDLCGRPLGPADYIAIAEAVDVLFIDGVPRLTMSNFNEAKRFVTLIDALYEAKVKLYASAADDPDRLYAEGEGSFEFERTASRLHEMRDADWGKAG; encoded by the coding sequence ATGAGCACAGTGACCCAAGCGTATACCGCCCGCGTCGCCTCGGGCGACCTGACCATTGACCCGGCCCAATGGGCGGTTCTGCCCGCGCTTGACGCCCTTGTCGCGCGGCTCTCGGAACCGGCGCCTGCTCCGGCCAAGAACGGCTGGCTGTCGCGGCTGATGCGCTCTGAAAAGACCGAGCCGGTGGTGGCCAAGGGGCTTTACCTCTGGGGCGGGGTCGGACGCGGCAAGTCGATGCTGATGGATCTGGTCATGGATGCCGCGCCGACCACGGCCAAGCGGCGCGTCCATTTCCATGAATTCATGCAGGAAATTCAGGCCGGGCTTGAGCGGATGCGCAAGAAGGGCGTCGCGGATGCTGTGGCCCCGGTCGCGGGCGAGGTCGCCGATCAGTGCCGCCTGCTGTGCTTTGACGAAATGCAGATCACCGATATCGCCGATGCGATGATCGTCGGGCGGCTGTTTCAGGTGCTGTTTGAGCGCGGCGTGGTCATCGTCACCACCTCGAACCGCGTCCCCGAGGAGCTTTACAAGAACGGCCTCAACCGCCAGCTCTTCCTGCCCTTCATCTCGATGATCCGCCAGAATATGGATGTGGTCGAGCTGATCAGCGAGCAGGATCACCGCCAGAACCGGCTCGAAGGCGGTCAGGTCTGGTTCTCTCCGGCTGATGGCGAGGCCAAGATGGCGCTTGATCACATCTGGTCCGAGCTGACCCATGGCGCCGCGACCACGCCGCTCGCGATCCCGGTTCTGGGCCGCGAGGTCGTGCTGCCCGATCACGTTGGCCGCATCGCCCGCGCGGGCTTTTGGGATCTCTGCGGCCGCCCGCTTGGCCCCGCCGATTACATCGCCATCGCCGAGGCGGTCGATGTCTTGTTCATCGACGGCGTGCCGCGGCTGACCATGTCGAATTTCAACGAGGCCAAGCGCTTCGTCACGCTGATCGACGCGCTTTATGAGGCCAAGGTCAAGCTCTACGCCAGCGCCGCCGATGATCCGGACCGCCTTTACGCCGAGGGCGAAGGCTCGTTCGAATTCGAACGCACGGCGAGCCGCCTTCACGAAATGCGCGACGCCGATTGGGGCAAGGCGGGCTGA